AGTCCTTCATGGCGAGCAGTTCCACGAGATTCAGTTCCTCTTGGGGTGCAATCTGATATATGTGCACCCAGGTTCTGCTCCCCTTACTGTACCTTACATAAGGGGTGTAATAATGGAATCCGACCCACGCGAGGGCATAACTCAATGAATCAACTTTGATGGGGTTTCCTCCCTGAATTCCCATGTGCTTGGGTATGAACTTGCCCGCAGAGGGCATGAGGGTTATCGGGACAGGGTACTTTCCGCCGAGCTTTTTTCCAGCTCTTAACTTTTCGAGGGTTCCTTCCAAGCGTGAGGGGACGCTGTCCCAGTATGCATTGTTCACGTTGGCTCCAGCGCTGAAGTCGGTGTCGCTTATGACTTTGACACCCTCACGGGAATAACGATAGTTATCGATGGCGTAGTGCAGTGAAATCATCTCCTCCAGCGCATCAATTAGCCCCACTCTGATGTCACCATCACCTTTAACCGTGTAGTAACCTTTCTGAGCGGTTTCTCCTGGAACAAGTGCAGGAATAAGCGTTACTTCTCCTTCTCCACCCCGGACAAGGGCCTCGACGTAGCCGTATGCAACGTAAAGGTCGAAGACCTCGTCGATGCCGGGGGTCTGGTAAATCTCCACTCACACCACCCCCTGCCACTCGGCTTCGAGAACTTGCGCGAACTTCGGGGTCTCACCTTCCCTCTCCTCGGCACCTTTATAGTCGCACAGGACGAGGGGAATCAGCAGGGCACCGACGATTAGCCTGAGCCTTCCTGCATCCGGAAGGTGGCGCGCCCTTACGCTTAGCTCCACTACAGCCCTGACAACCTCCTCCGAGGACGCCTCAGGAACGGTAATCTCAACGCCGAGGTGCTCCCTGAAGCTTTCCTTCAGGAATTCTTCCAGCTCTGGAACGACCCCATCGAAGTTCCTCAGCTTGTCGAGGGCAACTTCTGCCGAAAGCGAGTCCCTGTCAAGCCCCGAAATTTGTCCCATGAGTATCGGCTCGTGGTGGAGCATAACAACGAGCGAGCCAATAAATGCAGTCTTTCCATCGAAAAGCTGGGGAAGTATTTTCAGGGTGTAGTATGCGCTCACCAGCTCGTGCCTGAAGCCTGAGAGCTTGGCTTTGCCCGCGAGGTAGTCCTGGTAAAGTCTCGTTTCCTTTCCCGAGTCGTGGAGAATTATCAGCGCTTTCATCAGCCTATCCGCATCCCCCCTGCTCAGCTCAACCCCGTAGGCCCTCATTGCCCTTATTATCGAGGGGATGTACTTCTCCTTAACACTTTCCCAGGCCTTCAGCATGGCTTCTACGTGTTTTCCGAGGGTCTGTCCCTGGAAGGCGAGAACGCTCATTCTCTCACCCCCATGAAGTCGAGCAACGTTGCCTGCGCCGTTTTCCCGGAATTGTTCCTCCGCTCACTCCCAGGGGAGACGTCCCTGGCATTGTCCTCTCTGGAGGTTTGTTTCACCCCCTTATTCTGTCCATGACCCGTTCCACGCCAGAAACCGAGTTCTCTGCTGTAGCACTCACTCGACACGGCGTAGATGGTGAGAGCCCTGGGACTCTTCTCGCGGACCATCTCAAGAACCCAGTCGTAGCGCTCCTCGTTTGCGTTCCACCTCCTAACGAGCTTTCCTTTGATGCAGTCCTTCATATCCCCCCACAGGACCTTTAGCGTGGAGTGGCTGACGCGGATTATCCTGCTTCCCTCAAACT
This region of Thermococcus stetteri genomic DNA includes:
- the cas8a2 gene encoding type I-A CRISPR-associated protein Cas8a2/Csa4, with the translated sequence MEIYQTPGIDEVFDLYVAYGYVEALVRGGEGEVTLIPALVPGETAQKGYYTVKGDGDIRVGLIDALEEMISLHYAIDNYRYSREGVKVISDTDFSAGANVNNAYWDSVPSRLEGTLEKLRAGKKLGGKYPVPITLMPSAGKFIPKHMGIQGGNPIKVDSLSYALAWVGFHYYTPYVRYSKGSRTWVHIYQIAPQEELNLVELLAMKDLKKHSSHYHEGKMDYLSNHQLALLYHLLHTESVGALETVMRKSLVMRSYTLERDGKNQAIRSYGEEDIGKLMDFLWELKRRSTYHTVRFFDTLLRKESEAVIAIIDSVLNRRPEGLYYGLRIAKRAGITPPQSVVEGMEAFIDET
- a CDS encoding CRISPR-associated endonuclease Cas3''; translation: MSVLAFQGQTLGKHVEAMLKAWESVKEKYIPSIIRAMRAYGVELSRGDADRLMKALIILHDSGKETRLYQDYLAGKAKLSGFRHELVSAYYTLKILPQLFDGKTAFIGSLVVMLHHEPILMGQISGLDRDSLSAEVALDKLRNFDGVVPELEEFLKESFREHLGVEITVPEASSEEVVRAVVELSVRARHLPDAGRLRLIVGALLIPLVLCDYKGAEEREGETPKFAQVLEAEWQGVV